From the Calderihabitans maritimus genome, one window contains:
- a CDS encoding NUDIX domain-containing protein, whose translation MPNPDPYTYFQVGSLYKRKDIHDLFGGQRQGGISTPSRYPVIFLFSSKRGKEFGYQDGWKDDGLYYYTGEGQVGDMTFTRGNLAIKNHLKDGKDLFLFETEGDLRRFIGRMSLVGYEEVTIPDIKGNLRKGILFKLIPQDASIEPEPLPYPEKYEKPEKRSFHDLRQAAFNAIKADGNVADSREAKARYYFRSNIIASYVRNRAYGFCEACGKFAPFNTTNGQPYLEPHHIRRRSDGGPDRPEFMIALCPNCHRKAHHGADQKKFNQALLQKAQWIERSLFNSTLKYVTAALTIDNEGRILIARRPTKGVLGDHWEFPGGKFEENETLEECLKRELKEELNLTVEIERPFMLVDHDYEKFQIRLFTYICKPMNSNLKLNEHSKYVWIKLKNLKNYKFTGADKRLIEIMLAHTSL comes from the coding sequence ATGCCTAATCCAGATCCCTATACCTACTTCCAGGTAGGCTCCTTATATAAACGCAAAGACATCCATGACCTCTTCGGCGGTCAGCGCCAGGGCGGTATTAGTACCCCTTCTCGCTACCCCGTTATTTTCCTTTTTTCCAGCAAGCGCGGTAAAGAGTTTGGTTACCAGGACGGTTGGAAAGATGACGGCTTATATTACTACACTGGTGAAGGACAAGTTGGGGACATGACCTTCACACGAGGTAACCTAGCCATAAAAAACCACTTAAAAGACGGTAAGGACCTCTTTCTTTTTGAAACTGAAGGGGACCTACGCCGTTTCATAGGTAGAATGAGCCTTGTCGGCTATGAGGAAGTTACCATACCTGATATAAAAGGTAACCTAAGGAAAGGGATACTTTTCAAGCTAATCCCCCAAGATGCCAGTATAGAACCCGAACCCCTCCCGTACCCTGAAAAATACGAAAAACCTGAGAAAAGAAGCTTCCACGACCTACGACAAGCAGCATTTAACGCGATTAAAGCCGATGGCAACGTTGCAGACAGCCGAGAAGCCAAGGCCAGATATTATTTCAGAAGTAATATCATTGCCTCCTACGTTAGAAACAGAGCCTACGGCTTTTGTGAGGCCTGCGGGAAGTTTGCTCCTTTTAATACAACCAACGGCCAGCCGTACCTTGAACCCCATCACATTAGGAGAAGATCCGATGGAGGGCCTGACAGGCCAGAATTTATGATTGCCCTTTGCCCTAACTGTCATCGGAAAGCTCACCACGGAGCCGACCAAAAGAAATTTAATCAGGCGCTTTTACAAAAAGCTCAGTGGATAGAACGATCTCTGTTTAATAGCACACTTAAGTATGTGACAGCTGCCCTAACTATTGATAATGAAGGCCGGATTCTTATAGCAAGAAGACCAACAAAGGGTGTTTTAGGCGACCACTGGGAATTTCCGGGTGGGAAGTTTGAGGAGAATGAAACATTAGAAGAGTGCCTGAAGCGTGAGCTTAAGGAAGAGTTAAACCTCACCGTGGAAATTGAACGCCCATTTATGCTAGTTGACCACGATTATGAGAAATTTCAAATTAGGCTTTTTACATATATCTGCAAGCCAATGAATAGTAATTTAAAGCTAAATGAGCATTCAAAGTATGTC